From Carya illinoinensis cultivar Pawnee chromosome 5, C.illinoinensisPawnee_v1, whole genome shotgun sequence, one genomic window encodes:
- the LOC122309237 gene encoding chaperone protein dnaJ 11, chloroplastic-like, with amino-acid sequence MLASSSSTSFLQHPLPLALSSKHQPLAKPYFLRFRTHKTVAAACSAATETGQAQRPHLNFPVDQMASAASLYEVLGIPMSASCHEIKTAYRRLARMCHPDVVAINQKEASANDFKKIHAAYSTLSDPVKRACYDREIYGNQRRPYGSSPLSSAAAAAAMAGFPGRTRRNWETDQCW; translated from the coding sequence ATGCTCGCCTCCTCATCTTCAACCTCCTTTCTCCAACACCCACTTCCACTCGCCCTCTCAAGCAAACACCAACCTCTAGCAAAGccatattttcttagatttcgTACGCACAAAACCGTAGCTGCTGCTTGCAGCGCAGCAACAGAGACAGGTCAAGCTCAGAGACCTCACCTTAATTTTCCTGTTGATCAAATGGCCTCCGCTGCGTCATTGTACGAGGTTCTTGGGATCCCCATGAGCGCAAGTTGCCACGAGATCAAGACGGCATATAGGAGGTTGGCGAGAATGTGTCACCCTGACGTGGTGGCCATCAACCAGAAGGAAGCATCGGCCAACGATTTCAAGAAGATCCATGCAGCTTATTCCACGCTGTCCGACCCCGTCAAACGTGCTTGTTACGACAGAGAAATTTATGGGAACCAACGAAGGCCCTACGGTTCTTCGCCACTCTCGTcggcggcggcggcggcggcCATGGCTGGGTTTCCGGGCCGTACTAGGAGGAACTGGGAGACTGACCAGTGTTGGTag